The proteins below come from a single Saccharopolyspora sp. SCSIO 74807 genomic window:
- a CDS encoding DegT/DnrJ/EryC1/StrS family aminotransferase has protein sequence MNRDLPFFPPDLFEADRKVLLDLLREIGRAPEQKFILGEHTAAFEELLRESLGASDVVACGSGTAALGLVLRAMDVGPGDEVVVPAFGCAPLASSVVSVGAMPVFADVDPRTMVADPDAVEPLINHRTKAIMPAHMFSVMADMPRFAELADKWGVRLLEDSAVAQGAVLDGVPAGLWGDAGVFSFVQVKSFGMPGEGGAVVTRDAELGRRVRLLRNHGQRERFVYAEIGTNSRFDEIQAAFQLHRHAGFADRLRRRAEIAEHYTERFAALADRGVVAPPPGRNGRCYYVYCLQADDRDGLREHLAARGIGSHVYYPLPLPRQVAFAPYAAAEQSWPNAERASARILALPIHPHLSDTDVARVADAVREFAAHQEIAES, from the coding sequence ATGAACCGGGATCTGCCGTTCTTCCCGCCCGATCTGTTCGAAGCGGACCGCAAGGTGCTGCTCGACCTGCTGCGCGAGATCGGGCGCGCGCCGGAGCAGAAGTTCATCCTCGGCGAGCACACCGCCGCGTTCGAGGAATTGCTGCGGGAATCGCTGGGTGCGTCCGATGTGGTCGCCTGCGGCAGCGGAACCGCCGCGCTCGGGCTGGTCCTGCGGGCGATGGACGTCGGCCCCGGCGACGAGGTGGTCGTGCCGGCGTTCGGCTGCGCGCCGCTGGCGTCCTCCGTGGTCTCGGTGGGAGCGATGCCGGTGTTCGCGGACGTCGACCCGCGGACCATGGTGGCCGACCCGGACGCCGTGGAGCCGCTGATCAACCACCGCACCAAGGCGATCATGCCCGCGCACATGTTCTCCGTGATGGCGGACATGCCCCGGTTCGCCGAGCTGGCCGACAAGTGGGGCGTGCGGCTGCTGGAGGATTCCGCGGTGGCGCAGGGCGCGGTGCTCGACGGCGTGCCCGCCGGACTCTGGGGCGACGCGGGAGTTTTCTCGTTCGTGCAGGTCAAATCGTTCGGGATGCCGGGTGAGGGCGGTGCGGTCGTCACCCGCGATGCCGAGCTGGGCAGGCGCGTGCGGCTGCTGCGCAACCACGGGCAGCGGGAGCGCTTCGTCTACGCGGAGATCGGCACCAACAGCCGGTTCGACGAGATCCAGGCGGCGTTCCAGCTGCACCGGCACGCCGGTTTCGCCGACCGCCTGCGCCGCCGCGCCGAGATCGCCGAGCACTACACCGAGCGGTTCGCCGCGCTGGCCGACCGGGGCGTCGTGGCACCGCCGCCCGGGCGCAACGGCCGCTGCTACTACGTGTACTGCCTGCAAGCCGACGACCGGGACGGGCTGCGCGAGCACTTGGCCGCGCGCGGCATCGGCTCGCACGTGTACTACCCGCTGCCGCTGCCGCGTCAGGTCGCGTTCGCTCCGTACGCCGCTGCGGAGCAGAGCTGGCCGAACGCCGAACGCGCCAGCGCCCGGATCCTGGCGCTGCCGATCCACCCGCACCTGTCCGACACCGACGTGGCCCGCGTCGCCGACGCGGTACGCGAGTTCGCCGCCCACCAGGAGATCGCCGAATCATGA
- a CDS encoding M20/M25/M40 family metallo-hydrolase, protein MTGLISAQDRELLLRLLRTPTVNPLERSGEPSDIARAQRFYAESARESGLRVVHHAAAPSSVLDAPGVPRTVREAAADENFLAGQPNLVLRLGPQLPRESTVMFNVHLDTVAGLEPVCFDGERFTGRGSIDAKGPAVALLAGIREAARTEPAIGRDLGVLVQAVAGEEGGAMGSFGTRPLVDAGFLGRLNVFCEPTGMRYLTRSTASATAMLSVDGAGAIDDRPDAGHNATVLLGFLAQHLAKELDPQERPGRLCVAGLHTGELHNRVYGSGGLLLNLSYESSDEGAAAERDLEDSLHRGLSEFTRTFGGTREFARTAAEAASITELRWLKRGLPALRGGHSWTDELLERAGVPGWPAEESAFTCDAIWMAERPGTGTVVLGPGSLETNNAHAEGEYAELAQLQDFAAAVAALLKSAAGTAAERPLRTEAPAQRTERHPATDAGKGTAR, encoded by the coding sequence ATGACCGGCTTGATCTCGGCGCAGGACCGCGAACTGCTGCTGCGCTTGCTGCGCACGCCCACCGTCAATCCCCTGGAACGCAGCGGCGAACCCTCGGACATCGCCCGAGCCCAACGATTTTATGCCGAATCGGCACGGGAATCGGGTCTCCGGGTGGTGCACCACGCCGCTGCGCCATCGAGCGTGCTCGACGCGCCCGGAGTGCCCCGCACCGTCCGGGAAGCCGCCGCCGACGAGAACTTCCTCGCCGGGCAACCGAACCTCGTGCTGCGGCTCGGCCCGCAGCTTCCGCGGGAGTCCACGGTGATGTTCAACGTGCATCTGGACACGGTCGCCGGTCTTGAGCCGGTGTGCTTCGACGGCGAACGCTTTACCGGCCGCGGGTCCATCGACGCGAAAGGTCCCGCGGTCGCGCTGCTGGCGGGCATCCGCGAGGCAGCCCGCACCGAACCGGCGATCGGCCGCGACCTCGGCGTGCTGGTGCAGGCCGTCGCCGGTGAAGAAGGCGGCGCGATGGGAAGTTTCGGCACCAGGCCGCTGGTCGACGCCGGTTTCCTCGGGCGTCTCAACGTCTTCTGCGAACCGACCGGAATGCGCTACCTGACCCGATCCACCGCCTCGGCCACCGCGATGCTGAGCGTCGACGGTGCGGGCGCCATCGACGACCGTCCCGATGCCGGGCACAACGCGACCGTGCTGCTGGGTTTCCTGGCGCAGCACTTGGCGAAAGAGCTCGACCCGCAGGAGCGGCCCGGGAGGTTGTGCGTCGCGGGACTGCACACCGGCGAGCTGCACAACCGGGTTTACGGAAGCGGTGGGCTGCTGCTGAACCTCTCCTACGAGTCGTCGGACGAAGGCGCGGCGGCCGAACGGGACTTGGAGGACTCGCTGCACCGCGGGCTCTCCGAGTTCACCCGGACCTTCGGCGGTACCAGGGAATTCGCCCGCACCGCCGCCGAGGCCGCATCGATCACCGAGCTCCGATGGCTCAAGCGCGGCTTGCCCGCGCTCCGCGGCGGTCACTCGTGGACGGACGAACTGCTCGAACGCGCGGGCGTTCCCGGCTGGCCCGCCGAAGAGTCCGCGTTCACCTGCGACGCCATCTGGATGGCCGAGCGGCCGGGAACCGGCACCGTCGTGCTCGGACCCGGCTCGCTGGAGACCAACAACGCCCACGCCGAAGGCGAATACGCCGAGCTGGCGCAACTGCAGGACTTCGCAGCCGCCGTCGCGGCGCTGCTGAAAAGCGCCGCGGGAACCGCAGCCGAGCGTCCACTCAGGACCGAAGCACCGGCACAACGCACCGAGAGGCATCCCGCGACGGATGCCGGAAAGGGGACCGCCCGATGA
- a CDS encoding Gfo/Idh/MocA family oxidoreductase has protein sequence MLHTLVAGLGRAGAGLHLRVLAKARAAAGELFQPGPVLACDPMEHACTEQRGVTVVDSVRTAAGLADPSRTAVHVCTPPVRRPELLRELAGLGYRRIIVEKPLAADSDEYAQIASLRERYGLNLAVVAHWLESALTTRLARLLAGSGRGRLRSIRFAQHKPRFHRSLVTSGHPTAFDVELPHSLGVVLRLAGPAGLVAAECSDMRCGHVVAPRMGAAAMTLRHDSGVLSELRSDLTAPVRERSITLEFEHGRVTGHYPLSDDDDHAQLVVDGAEPEVFPDDALTAFMLRAYRDFAAGRTAEHFGLHGDVVRLMTAAKRCGLPTGAEGTGAEGSRAHAG, from the coding sequence ATGCTGCACACACTCGTGGCCGGACTCGGCCGCGCGGGAGCCGGACTGCACCTGCGGGTGCTGGCCAAGGCCCGCGCGGCGGCAGGCGAGCTGTTCCAGCCCGGCCCGGTGCTGGCCTGCGACCCCATGGAGCACGCGTGCACCGAGCAGCGCGGGGTCACGGTGGTCGACTCGGTGCGCACCGCCGCCGGCCTCGCCGACCCGAGCCGGACCGCGGTGCACGTCTGCACCCCGCCGGTGCGCAGGCCGGAGCTGCTGCGCGAGCTGGCCGGACTCGGCTACCGGCGGATCATCGTCGAGAAGCCGCTGGCCGCCGACTCGGACGAGTACGCCCAGATCGCCTCGTTGCGCGAGCGGTACGGGCTGAACCTGGCCGTGGTGGCGCACTGGCTCGAGTCCGCGCTGACCACGCGGCTGGCCCGGCTGCTGGCCGGTAGCGGCCGCGGCCGGCTGCGCTCGATCCGATTCGCCCAGCACAAACCCAGGTTCCACCGGTCGCTGGTGACCTCCGGGCATCCGACCGCGTTCGACGTGGAACTGCCGCACTCGCTCGGGGTGGTGCTGCGGCTGGCCGGACCCGCCGGACTCGTTGCCGCCGAGTGCTCCGACATGCGGTGCGGGCACGTGGTCGCGCCGCGGATGGGCGCGGCGGCGATGACCCTGCGCCACGACAGCGGGGTGCTCAGCGAGCTGCGTTCGGACCTGACCGCGCCCGTGCGGGAACGCAGCATCACGCTGGAGTTCGAGCACGGCCGGGTCACCGGGCACTACCCGCTCAGCGATGACGACGACCACGCGCAGCTGGTCGTGGACGGGGCCGAGCCCGAGGTCTTCCCGGACGACGCGCTGACGGCGTTCATGCTCCGCGCCTACCGCGACTTCGCCGCCGGGCGCACCGCCGAGCACTTCGGACTGCACGGGGACGTCGTGCGGCTGATGACCGCGGCGAAGCGGTGCGGCCTGCCGACCGGAGCCGAGGGGACCGGAGCAGAGGGGAGTCGTGCACATGCCGGGTGA
- a CDS encoding UbiA family prenyltransferase, protein MTLPTVSAGTRATRPESKARSYTRLGNLDIYDYYLSILVAASAVLMAPAAPGTLPMLLLFLLGEVGTVVALVAFDDVTGFRDGSDLVNYGPDDPLRKKLRKPLVAGTLTVPEALRFGWLTAVAGGLLWTAAIAVSPHTPMWTVAMIAVTWVFALQYSYGLKLSYRGFQEAFLVALGAVLVLAPHALATGRFSGFLCAQAVLFGMGVLMFGVYSNTNDVDGDRGVGRWTVAALTSVRGNVAFIGALSLGEFLIGAVASATGAAPGWFVLLMLPATALRARQFHLGFRRGETMRARKLGFSVHRTSVALLVLANLLAGSV, encoded by the coding sequence ATGACGCTGCCCACCGTGTCCGCCGGAACGCGCGCCACCCGGCCGGAGAGCAAGGCGCGCAGCTACACCCGGCTGGGCAACCTGGACATCTACGACTACTACCTGAGCATCCTGGTGGCTGCTTCGGCCGTGCTGATGGCGCCCGCGGCGCCGGGGACGCTGCCGATGCTGCTGCTGTTCCTGCTCGGCGAGGTCGGCACGGTCGTCGCGCTGGTCGCGTTCGACGACGTGACCGGCTTCCGCGACGGCAGCGACCTGGTCAACTACGGGCCGGACGATCCGCTGCGCAAGAAGCTGCGCAAGCCGCTGGTCGCGGGCACGTTGACGGTGCCGGAGGCGTTGCGGTTCGGCTGGCTCACCGCCGTGGCCGGGGGTCTGCTGTGGACCGCTGCGATCGCGGTGTCCCCGCACACTCCGATGTGGACGGTCGCGATGATCGCGGTGACTTGGGTGTTCGCGCTGCAGTACTCCTACGGTCTCAAGCTCAGCTACCGCGGTTTCCAGGAGGCGTTCCTGGTGGCGCTGGGCGCGGTGCTGGTGCTGGCGCCGCACGCGCTGGCGACCGGCCGGTTCTCCGGGTTCCTCTGCGCGCAGGCCGTGCTGTTCGGCATGGGCGTGCTGATGTTCGGCGTGTACTCCAACACCAACGACGTCGATGGCGACCGGGGCGTGGGCCGGTGGACGGTGGCCGCGCTGACCTCGGTGCGCGGCAACGTGGCGTTCATCGGCGCGCTTTCGCTGGGCGAGTTCCTGATCGGCGCGGTCGCCTCGGCCACCGGAGCCGCGCCGGGGTGGTTCGTGCTGCTGATGCTGCCCGCCACGGCGCTGCGGGCTCGTCAGTTCCACCTGGGTTTCCGGCGCGGCGAGACGATGCGCGCCCGCAAGCTCGGATTCTCGGTGCACCGCACCAGCGTGGCGCTGCTGGTGCTGGCGAACCTGCTGGCTGGGTCGGTATGA
- a CDS encoding EF-hand domain-containing protein produces the protein MSTALATERLRKRFAKWDIDGSGSLERADLEKEGEKIAQAFGKSPTSPEGQAMRSAFTTMFGYLADNAGVGADGALTEDDFVRVAQKMMFEDGETAFDGVLGPVVRGIVGLCDKNADGQINGAEFASWLTAVGVDRSQASGTFAQVDANGNGELSVDELLAAVRDFHFGRSEIELLG, from the coding sequence ATGAGCACCGCTCTGGCCACCGAACGGCTCCGCAAGCGCTTCGCCAAGTGGGACATCGACGGCAGCGGCAGCTTGGAGCGCGCCGACCTGGAGAAGGAGGGCGAGAAGATCGCCCAGGCGTTCGGCAAGTCGCCGACCAGCCCGGAAGGGCAGGCCATGCGCTCGGCGTTCACCACCATGTTCGGCTACCTCGCGGACAACGCCGGGGTCGGCGCCGACGGCGCGCTGACCGAGGACGACTTCGTGCGCGTCGCGCAGAAGATGATGTTCGAGGACGGCGAGACGGCCTTCGACGGCGTCCTCGGGCCGGTGGTGCGCGGCATCGTGGGCCTGTGCGACAAGAACGCCGACGGCCAGATCAACGGAGCGGAGTTCGCCTCCTGGCTGACCGCGGTCGGCGTGGACCGGTCGCAGGCATCGGGCACGTTCGCCCAGGTCGACGCGAACGGCAACGGTGAGCTCTCGGTGGACGAGCTGCTCGCCGCGGTCCGCGACTTCCACTTCGGACGGTCCGAGATCGAGCTGTTGGGCTGA
- a CDS encoding DUF6917 domain-containing protein, with amino-acid sequence MNLEEDGPKRTLHATLVKILLHRREQRGMSLEPHASRCVRRGELHELVSTDHRDAEPGARIDRVGFLGFAEFGCAGVLDRGDRFWIGGDLVGTVLGFDACHFPNHYNVLVRTEHVVTGADLRLQPETPLSFTQGVPACAGESQLASLVS; translated from the coding sequence ATGAACCTGGAAGAGGACGGCCCCAAGCGGACGCTGCACGCGACGCTGGTGAAGATCCTGCTGCACCGCCGCGAACAACGCGGCATGTCCCTGGAACCGCACGCCAGCCGGTGCGTGCGCCGCGGCGAACTGCACGAGCTGGTCAGCACCGACCACCGGGACGCCGAGCCGGGCGCCCGCATCGACCGGGTGGGGTTCCTCGGATTCGCCGAGTTCGGCTGCGCGGGCGTGCTGGACCGCGGTGACCGGTTCTGGATCGGCGGCGACCTGGTGGGCACCGTGCTCGGGTTCGACGCCTGCCACTTCCCGAACCACTACAACGTCCTCGTGCGCACGGAGCACGTGGTGACCGGGGCCGATTTGCGGTTGCAGCCGGAAACTCCGCTTTCGTTCACCCAGGGCGTGCCGGCGTGCGCCGGTGAATCACAGCTCGCGAGCCTGGTGTCGTAG
- a CDS encoding Ldh family oxidoreductase — protein MTALAENAGHQVAVDHTALLELVTRLFTERGVPQARAATAAAALCHGDLCGYESHGMFNLTRLYLPQLAAGRIDPGAEPQVLTDLGACAVVDSRRALGLWAAADAMDSAADRADEHGIGLVSVRGGTHFGCAGFHAVRAAERGMIGIVASNCGEQRIARPPLGALSMLGTNPLSVAAPALEGHPFLLDMSTTVVPTGKVRVAAANAEEVPEGWLADDSGAAVTDPAAFDRREAHLRWLGGEPETGAHKGFGLGLVVELLSAALSGAGLGPAPEALAGDGGAHGRDDDIGFFVLAIAPGVLRPHGDFAGDARGLFSTLVECPPLGDEPVRYPGWHEAERARQRKIAGVPIRAGVYRELVELGLEAGTC, from the coding sequence ATGACAGCGCTCGCGGAGAACGCCGGGCACCAGGTCGCCGTGGACCACACCGCTCTGCTGGAGCTGGTCACCCGCCTGTTCACCGAACGCGGCGTGCCGCAGGCGCGTGCGGCCACCGCCGCTGCCGCGCTCTGCCACGGCGACCTGTGCGGCTACGAGTCGCACGGCATGTTCAACCTCACCAGGCTCTACCTGCCGCAGCTGGCGGCCGGGCGGATCGACCCGGGCGCCGAACCGCAGGTGCTGACCGACCTCGGCGCGTGCGCGGTGGTCGACTCCCGCCGCGCGCTCGGGCTGTGGGCCGCCGCGGACGCCATGGACTCGGCCGCCGACCGGGCGGACGAGCACGGGATCGGGCTGGTCTCGGTGCGCGGCGGCACGCACTTCGGCTGCGCCGGATTCCACGCGGTGCGCGCCGCCGAACGCGGCATGATCGGCATCGTGGCGAGCAACTGCGGCGAGCAGCGGATCGCGCGCCCGCCGCTGGGGGCGCTGAGCATGCTCGGCACCAACCCGCTCAGCGTCGCCGCGCCCGCACTGGAAGGCCACCCGTTCCTGCTGGACATGAGCACGACCGTGGTTCCGACGGGCAAAGTGCGGGTGGCCGCGGCCAACGCCGAGGAAGTACCGGAAGGTTGGCTGGCCGACGACTCCGGCGCAGCGGTGACCGACCCGGCCGCGTTCGACCGGCGCGAAGCGCACCTGCGCTGGCTCGGCGGCGAGCCGGAAACCGGCGCGCACAAAGGATTCGGGCTCGGACTGGTGGTGGAGCTGCTGTCCGCGGCGTTGTCCGGCGCGGGTCTCGGCCCGGCCCCGGAAGCGCTGGCGGGCGACGGTGGCGCGCACGGCCGCGACGACGACATCGGTTTCTTCGTGCTCGCCATCGCGCCGGGAGTGCTGCGCCCGCACGGGGATTTCGCAGGCGACGCCCGCGGACTGTTCAGCACGCTGGTGGAATGCCCGCCGCTGGGCGACGAACCGGTGCGGTACCCGGGCTGGCACGAAGCGGAACGGGCGCGGCAGCGCAAGATCGCGGGCGTGCCGATCCGCGCCGGGGTGTACCGCGAACTGGTCGAGCTGGGACTGGAAGCGGGGACATGTTGA
- a CDS encoding Gfo/Idh/MocA family protein produces the protein MLSAPRRVGVVGLGTMAHYYLAAVQRSPHWELAGVCDVHAAVLGPHLSRATGYLDHRDMFHAADLDAVIVTAPNDTHARVCRDALRAELPVCVEKPLAITVAEGRELAGLAERTTLFTAFHRRYNDNVLRLLAGAEGRIESMTVRYLERIEEHLGGDTWYLDPVRCGGGCVADNGPNAFDLVRLFLGEVSVRDAAVTRDEHGVDRQAVVRLRSATGVPAIVELDWSHPGETKDVELRFADGSVRRADMLAGHDGFKASLWHEYDGILADFGAAIDNGRCAGGSSGGGSGLSRDGLSRDGGLAALELVADTYRVHDRSAGEHGKECIR, from the coding sequence ATGTTGAGCGCGCCGCGGCGCGTCGGCGTGGTCGGACTCGGCACGATGGCGCACTACTACCTGGCCGCGGTGCAACGGTCGCCGCACTGGGAACTCGCCGGCGTCTGCGACGTGCACGCCGCCGTTCTGGGCCCGCACCTCTCGCGCGCGACCGGCTACCTCGACCACCGCGACATGTTCCACGCCGCCGACCTCGACGCCGTGATCGTGACCGCGCCCAACGACACGCACGCGCGCGTGTGCCGGGACGCGCTGCGCGCGGAGTTACCGGTGTGCGTGGAAAAACCGCTCGCGATCACCGTCGCGGAAGGCCGCGAGCTGGCCGGGCTCGCCGAGCGGACCACGCTGTTCACCGCGTTCCACCGCCGCTACAACGACAACGTGCTGCGGCTGCTGGCCGGGGCCGAAGGCCGGATCGAGTCGATGACGGTGCGCTACCTCGAACGCATCGAGGAACACCTCGGCGGCGACACCTGGTACCTGGACCCGGTCCGCTGCGGCGGTGGATGCGTCGCCGACAACGGTCCGAACGCGTTCGACCTGGTGCGGTTGTTCCTCGGTGAGGTATCGGTGCGCGACGCAGCCGTGACCCGCGACGAGCACGGCGTGGACCGGCAGGCCGTGGTGCGGCTGCGCTCGGCCACCGGCGTACCGGCCATCGTGGAACTCGACTGGTCGCACCCGGGGGAGACCAAGGACGTCGAGCTGCGGTTCGCGGACGGCAGCGTGCGGCGGGCGGACATGCTCGCCGGGCACGACGGGTTCAAAGCCTCGCTGTGGCACGAGTACGACGGGATCCTGGCCGACTTCGGCGCGGCCATCGACAACGGTCGCTGCGCAGGCGGAAGCAGCGGCGGCGGTAGCGGCCTCAGCAGGGACGGCCTCAGCAGGGACGGCGGGCTGGCCGCGCTGGAACTGGTCGCCGACACCTACCGGGTGCACGACCGGTCCGCCGGTGAGCATGGAAAGGAGTGCATTCGATGA
- a CDS encoding sugar phosphate isomerase/epimerase family protein → MPGDHLLAGIGDEAAVDLPGQLAAIERIGFGGIELRNVDGAALGDLDEQRFRRLRAAVRDAGLAVPCLASRIGNWARPVTAPFTDDLRELEVLAARAAELGTRYVRIMSYPNDGLPEAEWRERVLDRVARLAQRADELNVVLLHENCAGWAGRDAGRMLRMLAEAGASLRLLFDTGNGIEHGYDACALLGQVVAHVAHVHVKDAVGSAGNATYVLPGTGSARVADCLRLLRDSGYSGALSLEPHLSARPHDGVVAGESAADRFVEAGRSLEGLLRDSMPCAATRIAGSSGRA, encoded by the coding sequence ATGCCGGGTGACCACCTGCTGGCAGGCATCGGTGACGAAGCCGCGGTCGATCTTCCCGGTCAGCTGGCCGCGATCGAGCGCATCGGCTTCGGCGGCATCGAACTGCGCAATGTGGACGGTGCGGCGCTCGGAGACCTCGACGAGCAACGGTTCCGGCGGCTGCGCGCGGCGGTGCGCGATGCCGGGTTGGCGGTGCCGTGCCTGGCTTCCAGGATCGGGAACTGGGCGCGCCCGGTGACCGCGCCGTTCACCGACGACCTGCGCGAGCTGGAGGTGCTGGCGGCGCGGGCCGCCGAGCTGGGCACCCGCTACGTGCGGATCATGTCCTACCCGAACGACGGGCTGCCGGAAGCGGAGTGGCGAGAGCGCGTGCTGGACCGCGTGGCGCGCTTGGCGCAGCGGGCGGACGAGCTGAATGTGGTGCTGCTGCACGAGAATTGCGCGGGATGGGCCGGTCGCGATGCCGGTCGGATGCTGCGGATGCTGGCCGAGGCGGGTGCCTCGCTGCGGTTGTTGTTCGACACCGGCAACGGGATCGAGCACGGGTACGACGCCTGCGCACTGCTCGGGCAGGTCGTGGCGCACGTGGCGCACGTGCACGTCAAAGACGCTGTCGGCAGTGCGGGCAACGCCACCTACGTGCTGCCGGGGACCGGTTCGGCACGGGTCGCGGACTGCTTGCGCCTGCTGCGGGATTCCGGCTACAGCGGGGCGCTGTCGTTGGAACCGCATCTGTCCGCGCGCCCGCACGACGGAGTGGTCGCGGGGGAGTCCGCCGCGGATCGCTTCGTCGAGGCGGGACGGAGCCTGGAAGGTCTGCTGCGGGACTCGATGCCTTGCGCGGCAACACGAATCGCAGGAAGCAGCGGACGCGCATGA
- a CDS encoding DegT/DnrJ/EryC1/StrS family aminotransferase yields MVIVSRGADSAGAREELPAPAGPAPIPFFTQARTFDRLWPQISARVEEVFDNGKFSHGRQVAELERRLADYTGARFAVAVNSGTDALVLLLRAAGLQPGDEVVVPAYSFVSTATSVVLAGGRPVFADIDPVTYALDPSEVDRVAGPHTRFVLPAHLFCQMAQMSALSRAAARHGLTVLEDSAEAIGMRQVGVHAGLHGLGGVLSFFPTKTLGALGDAGAVLTDDARVAELVSGLRHHGRFGRTVDNFPGISTETALVGTNSKMDDIQAAVLLAKLNRLDDDIARRARLAAAYRERLSGLPGIVALPRVVDSGPGSGAVFYVYLIEVEGRDDLIAHLTERGIGTETYYPVPLHLQPCFRELGHRPGDFPRAEAAAERALALPLYPDLSIRELDRVCAAVSEFCTARSAR; encoded by the coding sequence GTGGTCATCGTGTCCCGCGGCGCGGATTCCGCAGGGGCGCGGGAGGAATTACCGGCCCCGGCCGGTCCCGCGCCGATTCCCTTCTTCACCCAGGCCCGTACCTTCGACCGGCTGTGGCCGCAGATCAGCGCGCGGGTCGAGGAGGTCTTCGACAACGGCAAGTTCTCGCACGGCAGGCAGGTGGCCGAGCTGGAGCGCCGGCTGGCCGACTACACCGGCGCCCGCTTCGCCGTCGCCGTCAACAGCGGCACCGACGCGCTCGTGCTGCTGCTGCGCGCCGCCGGGCTCCAGCCCGGTGACGAGGTCGTGGTGCCCGCCTATTCGTTCGTGTCCACCGCCACCTCCGTGGTGCTGGCCGGGGGGCGCCCGGTGTTCGCCGACATCGACCCGGTGACCTACGCGCTCGATCCGTCCGAAGTGGACCGCGTTGCCGGTCCGCACACCCGATTCGTGCTGCCCGCGCACCTGTTCTGCCAGATGGCGCAGATGAGCGCGCTGTCCCGCGCCGCCGCGCGGCACGGCCTCACGGTGCTGGAGGACAGCGCCGAAGCGATCGGGATGCGCCAGGTCGGCGTGCACGCCGGACTGCACGGGCTCGGCGGAGTGCTGTCGTTCTTCCCCACCAAGACGCTGGGCGCGCTGGGCGACGCGGGGGCGGTGCTCACCGACGACGCCCGGGTGGCCGAGCTGGTGTCCGGGCTGCGCCACCACGGCCGGTTCGGCCGCACGGTGGACAACTTCCCCGGCATCTCCACCGAGACCGCGCTGGTCGGCACCAACAGCAAGATGGACGACATCCAGGCCGCGGTGCTGCTGGCGAAGCTGAACCGGCTGGACGACGACATCGCGCGCCGCGCCCGGCTGGCGGCGGCTTACCGGGAAAGGCTTTCCGGACTGCCGGGAATCGTCGCCCTGCCCCGGGTCGTCGACTCCGGACCGGGTTCCGGCGCGGTTTTCTACGTCTACCTGATCGAAGTGGAAGGCCGGGACGATTTGATCGCGCACCTGACCGAACGCGGAATCGGCACCGAAACCTACTACCCGGTTCCGCTGCACCTGCAGCCCTGTTTCCGCGAACTCGGCCACCGGCCCGGTGATTTTCCCCGCGCCGAAGCTGCGGCGGAACGCGCGCTCGCCCTTCCGCTCTACCCGGATCTGTCCATCCGGGAACTGGACCGGGTGTGCGCTGCGGTTAGCGAGTTCTGCACAGCGAGGAGCGCGCGATGA